The nucleotide sequence ATTGAAGGCTGGGAAACCTGCCTTCccaaatgtgaggatttactggaaaaaaaaaacaaaacatatcaaAATAGGTGTCTActatcaattaattgactaattgtgtCAGTTATATCAGCCTACTGTCATACAAGACATGGAAAAGGAGCAAATCCTCACTTATGAGAAGCTGGAGCTAGCAGAGGTTTGGCTCTTTGGTTCAGTAAACCACACATACAATGAATCAattattaaaaagaaactgattaATTTTCTATTAATCAACCATTTGAATAATCAATTAACCTGTTCATCAAGATTTCAGACTGTTGAGTAGTCAGAATAAGACATTTGAAGGTGACATCTTGGACTTGaagaaatgcacatttttactgttgtctgacattttgtggacaaaatgattaattgagaaaattaTAGGTTGtttaattgataataaaaaacaaGAGCATAACCagcagagctgaaatgatcaattagtcaattaatcattaTACACTGAATacctttgggttttggactatAGGTCAGACCCAACAATTCAGTATCCAAGAGAGAAATCAacagataaatcaataatgCAAGAAGCCTTGCTTGCGGCCCTGTTGAACAGTATAGCTCAACCCTCCATGTTGTCTAATCTTTAGACAAACTGAACatgggtgtgtttgtatttcaggAGGATAAATTAAATTTGATTGGATTATAAGAGGACTCTGTAGACACCATCTGCTACATTAAAAGCTGAGGTGTTGGCTAACTGGCTGGCAGGATGTAACATTTCACACATATTGCTTGCTGTGAAAACAGTCTTAAGCATTTGGTTTATTTAAATTAGTTTACTGTTCAGTCTGGGCTTTAGTTTggggatgtgtgtttgtgagtcctgatgtctgttgtgttttagaGGGAGAGTGGCTGAGCTGAGGAGGTATTGCCCTGTTAGTTAGACCTGGTCTGTTGGCTGAGACATAAAGCCAAAGCATCTGTCCAATCTAAGTGTGAGAGGAGAGTGaaatatggacacacacaaactcacaccaCATAAATTCATGTACCATCAATCTGCGCTGTGCCAGCATCGGCGAGAATCCTTGGAAgaaatgcagctgtgtgttcatgttatAGCAGCGAGGcctgtatttttgtgtgaatttCTGGCTCTGCAGATTCACAGCTACAATGGCTCATTGTATAAAAAATCTTACACAGTAAATGACACTGTTAAACTCTGTATTATAGACTATGTGATCACAGAATTGTAAAGCAGCTTTTAAAGACTGGTAACACTTTAAGCCCTCTACTTATGTATCATCAGCATTTTTATTGAGGATGTCAGCAGGTATAACTATAACTCCTCCTGTGGGTGCCAGTAATTGGGGGCTGGTGTATAGTCAGATAATGAATGACACTAGATtacaacacacagctgtaatAATATCAAATCTGTCTTTATATGAGAAGTTATAATTGCAGTTAAATACTTAAAAGTAATAAACACCTAGAAATGTCTGTAAAGCTGGAGCCAGGGTCCTTTAAAACCCTCAACACCAGAAACATCCTAATGAGCAGCTGCTATTCTTCCTACTGCTGTGCTCATTTGCGACTGTGTCACTGGACTGTGAGTACCGTAACCCTGCTAGTCCCATGCTACAAGTCACATGACCGATCTAGTCCTCCAGCCCAGCTGCATACTGGacaccctcttctctccttgtGCTCGCTGACCTGTTAAAGACCCAGAGAGAGGACATTGGCTCCCTGTGGTGAGGTGGCCTCAGTGTCAGAGCTGCGCATGACAAGACATTAACCATGATTTTGATTGTTGTACGTTCTCTGATGCTCTCCTGGACTTTGAGCATGCATTTTCAGCTGAATTTTAATCACCTAAAACAACCCAAAGCAGGAGACTTTGGCCCCGTCTTAGCTCAGAAAATCTTCAAATGTGACTCCACTCTTTAAGCCTTTCTATGAATGCTTTCAAACACACCTAcggatatttcagtttttaaacagAATCTCCTCCATTAGCAAACAGTACAATTTGTCTGGCTTGATGCACCTTGTACAATGAAATCATTGCTTCTGTTGCCTGTGGGCACTAGAGTGTGTTTAAATATGACAAAGAGAAAGGTAAGTATATAAATCCTGTTTTTTCACTTGGAGCCAGTAGCGCTCAAGAAAAAGAGAGGCGGGACGAACAATTAATTTACCTGTCAAGCCAGTCTTCTGGCTAGTAGTAATGACATGGTCCACCAGAAGCAATTAAGTGCACATACAGTGCATTATTTACCATCTCGTGTGTGTTTAACAGCCTGTGTTTCCTTGTTTGTTCCGCAGACTGAAGACACGGAGCAACAGATCATCAGAGAAACCTTCCACTTGGTCTCGAAAAGAGATGAGAACGTCTGTAATTTCCTGGAAGGTGGAATGTAAGTTATGAAGCTTGGCTGCATCAGCAGGTGACTGTGTCTAAATGCTAAAAGAACCAGGTTTTAACCAGAGGGAAGTAAATAATTTACTCTGATGCAACATCATAGGAATTCATTTCACACTATAAAGGAAAGCTCTGAGGGCTTTGTGAGTGACAATCGACAGTAACGCTGTCTGTTTGAagttcattcatcattcatgaATGAGGAACTAGGTGTCGTTTTACCTTGAGAAACTCTACTGTTCGTACTCGCTCTTGCACTTTTCTCTTCTCAACACTCTCTGTTACCTTAAATTGTGTGACACCAAAGCCAAATGATTATAACATTATTGTTTCACTTTACATTAGGCATTTAGACAACTATGGAGGAGTAtcacaacaaaatattaaaaactattGTAATTACTTTCAAGTGTTTACACATGATTGAGGGTTTCAACATTTCCTCTGGCTCAAACTCACTGAGGTCTTATCTAACTTACTGTGGTAACTGACTGGTTACTGGGTTATATATACTGCCTTCCATATCTTCTCAAGTTAGTATGTCTTATGTCAACGCATGTTGACTCATGTCTGAAAGCaacctgttgtttctctccCATTAACTTTgtgctgtctttgtgtcttGACACGTTTACGACATGCAGTTCCTATCAGGTCATACTCGGGGCAGAGAGCAGcgttctctgtgtgtttgtaaactCCTCATGAACTCAGCTCTTTTTGTGTCTATTTTCCAAAATGGAAAAcaagcagaaatccagatttctgtctttcagtcaTGTGGAAATGTTATGTAGACAGTGAATAATGTGTTGATCATGTTTAGGTTTTTGCTGGCGATGTATTAGATCAGGAATAAGTTTCTATAATATCTCCTTGTTCCCTCTGTGTCAGGTTGATCGGAGGATCAGACTACAAGCTGATCTACAGACACTACGCCacactttactttgtgttttgtgtggacTCCTCAGAGAGTGAACTAGGAATTTTAGACTTAATCCAGGTAACAGCctatgaaaacacagtgtaCTGTGACCATGCTTCTCAATGTGTCACAGTCCATTCACTAAACTACCTTCCGTTTTCAGGTATTTGTGGAAACGCTGGACAAATGCTTTGAGAACGTCTGTGAGCTTGACTTAATTTTCCATGTAGACAAGGTAGGAAATAACTTTTGAATCTGTTTGCCTCTCTTTATAATACCGCTTTAACTATCAATATTAGAAATGAAAATCAGAACTCCATTGTAATATTCTGCCTGAGCCATTATTGCCTCATATTGTAATGTCACATTTATCTGATGACCTTAGTTGTGACAACAGATTTAGCTATTGTGACATTCATAATATTTTTGTGACTTCCTAGATTTCGTAGTTGAGCAATTTACgaagtcacactgagtgtgCAATTGTAGTATTACAGCCTCTTTAAATCAGCTTAAATACATGCTGCAGTCCAGAcctgaaatgatttgtttatTAATCCATTAGTAGAACCATAGAAATTAATTGCTAACTATTTTTATAGTTGaattattgtcatttttcaagcaaaaatgccaaatattccctgtttccagcttcttaaatgttgCAATAAATAGCTATAAAGTATAGTAAACAGAATATCTTTTGGCTTTTGCCTGTTGCTTGGTCAAAAACAATCAACTTAGATATGTGTCTTTAAACCCTTTGGAATCTATAATGggcattttcaccattttctttATAGAAATTTATGCAAAAAAACATGAGTTGAGAAAAAttatcagcagattaattgataataagAACATTCGTTAGTTGTAGCTACTGCAGTTTTGATTTCAGATGTTAGGGTCTTAAAGGTCCTCCTGTGGGCACCCATAAGCGGATGGTATTTGCAGACCACAGTTGTAGTAATATGATAGACGTCTCCATAGgatctctctcatctcatttttCTCAGGTCCACAACATTCTGGCAGAGATGGTGATGGGCGGGATGGTCCTGGAGACCAACATGAACGAAATCATCACGCAGGTGGATGCTCAGAACAAGATGGAGAAGTCTGAGGTAAGCCTGACCCCGCCCGTCTACCGAATGTGTATGACTATGATTCTGCTCCCATACTCTCTGAGGTATTGTATACAGTATGCAGGCATGTGTGTATGCTGCACCCTGCATGCCACTCTCCAGTGACCTTGTG is from Lates calcarifer isolate ASB-BC8 linkage group LG13, TLL_Latcal_v3, whole genome shotgun sequence and encodes:
- the LOC108882115 gene encoding AP-3 complex subunit sigma-1; the protein is MIKAILIFNNHGKPRLSKFYEHYTEDTEQQIIRETFHLVSKRDENVCNFLEGGMLIGGSDYKLIYRHYATLYFVFCVDSSESELGILDLIQVFVETLDKCFENVCELDLIFHVDKVHNILAEMVMGGMVLETNMNEIITQVDAQNKMEKSETFIFQSTRQDR